The DNA sequence CGGCTACTGGAGACTCTCGCCAAAAGACAAGAGCACATAAGATCAACACAATAACATAGTACAAAGGACCTCGAAGCAACTCCCTGCAAGTGTGAAAAACTTGAAGCTAAGCCCCTAACAATGTCTTCGATATGAAGAAAACAATGATGAGCATAGGAAAGTTTACTCGGGGTTTCCATGTCGAGTCACAGATTTTATGAGTCCATCATCTTCAACCAACGAAAAGCCATGGACAAGAAGCCTTAAGCAATTCACCATAGGAACCAATGAAGCAAAGTATCGAGCACTGGTTGAAGTGCTATTCTACCATCAAAGCCATCAACTGAAGTAGTTAGGGCATctgatatataaattattagagCACAAAAGAAAAGTTTAATGATATCAGAATCTTTGAACAAGAAGAAAAGGGGTACCTAAAAATTGGCCATGAAACCATGAACATCAACCCGGACAATATGTGAACTAGTTTTCTGCTTAAACTCTGCCACAATTATTGAGACATAAAAAGCATTGTCAGAAACAGTTAAACATGAACTAATGTACACATCatttaaaactttaatattaTAACAATTGCAGTTGCATGATCAGTAACTTATTTTTGAATACCTAACACATTCATGTTATAAGAAAAATACATCAGATCACACCAACAAgcattaattaagatttttcacCCTATTTATACCAAGTATGTGTTAGGATCACACATCCAATATGTATGACATTAGTTGATGGTTTATAACTTAGTTAGGCATCCTGTTCTCATCGGTTAGTCATGTAACAGTGTTCTACTCAAGTGGTTGGAGCAAATCAGCACTCTCTAGCGATGTCCCTCTAAAGGGGGTGTATTGTTAGGATCTCACCTAAACTAAGTGTGACTAATTGACTGTATGAGATTAGTTCAGTTAGTGCTTGATAACCACTTGAGCACCCTCCTCTCATAAGCTAGTCTTTTGGCTTCCCACCCGCTGTCACTCACTATTAGCTTTTTTCAGCTCTAATTATCCCTTTTAAAACACAGAAGgttttatatatgtgtgaatTAGAGAAGAAAAATTGTATGCCTGCCTATGTAAATTTAATAAGTGCAAATTGAGTTTTACATGGTTAATTggttatgaaaaataataacaacCAATAGATAGTTTCCCATAAGCACCGGCAAGGTTTTACCGTCTACCACTTACTAGTATTGTTATTTAAACTGTTCATTGAGAAAGTCCAAAATGACTGTACAATACAGTATCGAAATAAACCTTAAAAATAAACAGTTCATACTAACTTTTAATCAATTGTTTCAATTTTAGTCTGTTTCACTTTGATTTTGCAAGATAACAAAAGAGTggaatttaatataaaattttgccAAATGTCCATGACTGAAACTATATTTCATCATCATCGTCATTACTAATATATCGCTTTAAAAAATGGACTTTAGCAACATCCATACTCACAAGTCATCATCACAGCTCATGGAATCTTCAAAGCTTTTCGTACTAATAATTGAACATTTATGAgctaaaaatctaaatacataaaacaaaaaagaaccTTGCCAGATATCATCTCATACAGAGTTCTGTTAACAGAACCAATCaatcagagagagagagagagaaagacctGTTGAATGAGATTTCGCCCAGTTAGACTGTCAAAGGTAGATACGAGTCCGTACGCACCGGCGAGTACTGCAGCCACAGCTACGGCGTCCTGCGTCAAATCAGCGCCGGCAACAATCGGTAGGCCGCGACACACGGGGAAGGAAGCGTGTCGGGGAACATTCGGAGCACGGTAGAGAAACTGGAGGCGAAGTGGGGACGAAGGCTCCAGCGAGAGGAGGGCGGGAAAAGGCGGGGTACGAAGGAATTCGACGGCGGAGGTACGGAGGAAGGGGGGTTGGCGCACGATTAATGGTGGAGTGTAGGTTAAGAGGGTCATGGTAGCAGAACAATGCTCTGTGAGTTTAGCAGGTACCTTCTTCTCTGTGAGTTatcaattcaaaaaaaattgtcgAGTCCATTCCAAAAACGCATTGTAAATTGTAAAAATGTtttatcagtttttttttttttttgtgtgtaacTGAAAACATTTGTGGTTGTTGTATAATAATAGAATATTTACACAAACCAACTCAAATTCAAAACTTTTctattttaccttttttttctttatgttcTGATATATTGTTTCTCAGTGTCAGTACAAGGTGTGATGCGCGTGGCCCCAATTGCTTGTGGTGGAAAGAGGACGCGCGTTTGGAActtattttgttctttttaatGAAATCATTGAAATGTATCTTTTGACCATGTTacgtttgtttttagaaattttatttgcacctaatattacaaaataattaatttaaattaatttttaaaaattacttttaatttttttttgaatttttttttcacattattttcatttaatattaatagttaggttttttttttcatatttttttaaaatcatgtatgatttttttaattttttttaataaaatttcatataattttttttaccttaatattttaaaaaatattttatttctattttataggtatattttttaaaaatatagaaataaagaaaaaaattaaaaaaaaatagtactaattaaatgtatatattttatataaaataaaaattattaaaatatggtgtatttataattttatgaggTGCAAATAAAAATCCTTTTTTTCAAATTAGAAAAGTAAATTATTTTACGATTTTGTTACAGTCATACTCTTTTTTGACTATTAAGTGTCAATTCAAAAATACATGGCAACATATTATTGGACTATGTATTAAATAAGTTAAA is a window from the Cannabis sativa cultivar Pink pepper isolate KNU-18-1 chromosome 1, ASM2916894v1, whole genome shotgun sequence genome containing:
- the LOC115704057 gene encoding probable phytol kinase 1, chloroplastic, with amino-acid sequence MTLLTYTPPLIVRQPPFLRTSAVEFLRTPPFPALLSLEPSSPLRLQFLYRAPNVPRHASFPVCRGLPIVAGADLTQDAVAVAAVLAGAYGLVSTFDSLTGRNLIQQSLSRKLVHILSGLMFMVSWPIFSTSTSARYFASLVPMVNCLRLLVHGFSLVEDDGLIKSVTRHGNPEELLRGPLYYVIVLILCALVFWRESPVAVIALSMMCGGDGVADIMGRRFGSAKIPYNPDKSLVGSISMFVFGFLVSVGMLYYFSALGYFNLDWPSTLQRVALVSMVATVVESLPISNVVDDNLSVPLTTMVAAYLSFNI